The following proteins are co-located in the Trichormus variabilis 0441 genome:
- a CDS encoding DUF4336 domain-containing protein: MAKLGGCGVVHDENLEQINPRDWSWSFWFTLPLYPYGKRRTLRQEVIKDTIWTFDQMQGIFYVVVPIRMTVVKLDEGGLLVYAPVAPTPECIRLVNELVAEYGDVKYIILPTISGLEHKVFVGPFARYFPQAQVFVAPNQWSFPLNLPLSWLGLPNKRTHLLPEDSSQAPFADEFDYAILDTIDLGPGKFAEVVFLHKRSHTLLVTDSVVSVPADPPAIVQLDPYPLLFHAKDQASDIVVDNQANRRKGWERISLFALYFRPSAVDVPKWSEVWNEALKAPERSYRAYFGLFPFKWQDDWRRSFEALRGDGRLFVAPVLQTLILNRAPKETIHWANKVASWDFQWIIPCHFDAPIKAAPHQFRQAFSFLEKQPAVSAGVFNSASYPLPEKDFQVLQEIDSGLSKSRIVPPAKEQV; this comes from the coding sequence ATGGCGAAGTTAGGGGGTTGCGGAGTGGTGCATGATGAAAATCTAGAACAAATTAATCCCAGAGATTGGTCATGGTCTTTCTGGTTTACTTTGCCACTGTACCCATACGGTAAACGGCGGACTCTCCGGCAAGAGGTTATTAAAGATACAATCTGGACTTTTGACCAGATGCAGGGGATATTTTACGTTGTTGTCCCCATTCGGATGACTGTAGTCAAACTGGATGAGGGAGGTTTACTAGTATATGCACCTGTTGCGCCTACTCCTGAATGTATCCGGTTAGTCAATGAATTGGTGGCAGAATACGGTGATGTGAAGTATATCATCCTGCCAACTATTTCGGGACTAGAACATAAGGTATTTGTCGGCCCCTTCGCCAGATATTTTCCCCAAGCACAGGTATTTGTAGCGCCGAATCAGTGGAGTTTTCCCCTTAATCTTCCTCTCAGTTGGCTGGGTTTACCGAATAAACGCACTCATTTACTCCCGGAAGATAGTAGCCAAGCTCCCTTTGCTGATGAGTTCGACTATGCAATATTAGATACAATTGACCTTGGCCCTGGTAAGTTTGCAGAGGTGGTATTTTTACACAAGCGATCGCATACTTTACTTGTAACAGATTCAGTCGTTTCTGTACCGGCAGATCCGCCGGCGATCGTCCAATTAGACCCCTATCCCTTGCTATTCCACGCCAAAGATCAAGCCTCGGATATCGTTGTAGACAATCAAGCCAACCGCCGCAAGGGATGGGAACGCATCAGCTTATTTGCTTTGTATTTCCGTCCCAGTGCTGTAGATGTACCTAAATGGTCTGAGGTATGGAATGAAGCCTTAAAAGCGCCAGAACGCTCATATAGAGCTTATTTTGGCTTGTTTCCTTTCAAATGGCAAGATGATTGGAGGCGATCGTTTGAGGCTTTGCGGGGGGATGGGCGTTTATTTGTCGCGCCAGTTCTACAGACATTGATTCTCAATCGCGCACCAAAAGAAACCATTCACTGGGCTAATAAAGTAGCAAGTTGGGATTTTCAGTGGATTATTCCCTGTCATTTTGATGCACCCATTAAAGCAGCACCCCATCAATTTCGCCAAGCCTTCTCCTTCTTAGAAAAACAGCCTGCTGTCAGTGCAGGTGTGTTCAATAGTGCTAGCTATCCCTTACCAGAAAAAGATTTTCAAGTTTTGCAAGAAATTGATAGCGGATTATCCAAAAGCAGAATTGTTCCACCAGCCAAAGAGCAGGTGTAA
- a CDS encoding DUF4351 domain-containing protein: MAYDNICRYLTSEYPLPFVQWLLNCNATDIQVLPTELSLEPIRSDALFQVPELNVILHLEFQTLPTSNPPLPVRMLDYWLRIYRKYECPIEQVVIFLRPTNSPTVYNDTLAVGKTRHQFRIIRLWEQNPEPLLNNPALLPLAVLAQTNSPENILEQVAAQVDRIEESEERKNIAACVELLASIKFDRQLIQQYLTEELMRESPLYQEILQEGREQGFRQGKLETLTRQLTRRLGTIPADIQQQITLLSIDQLDALSEALLDFTNTSDLASWLQTDARNFI; the protein is encoded by the coding sequence TTGGCATACGATAACATCTGCCGCTATCTTACATCCGAGTACCCATTACCGTTTGTACAATGGCTACTTAACTGCAATGCAACAGATATCCAGGTTTTACCTACTGAGTTGAGTCTAGAACCCATTCGCTCTGATGCTTTGTTCCAAGTACCAGAACTCAACGTCATTCTCCACCTGGAATTTCAAACTCTCCCCACCTCTAATCCACCTCTACCAGTAAGAATGCTTGATTATTGGCTGAGAATCTATCGTAAATATGAGTGTCCGATAGAACAGGTAGTCATCTTTTTAAGACCGACTAATTCACCTACTGTTTATAACGATACCCTGGCTGTTGGCAAAACCAGACATCAATTCAGAATCATCCGTTTATGGGAGCAAAACCCCGAACCTCTGCTAAATAATCCCGCACTATTACCATTGGCAGTTTTAGCTCAAACCAATAGCCCAGAAAACATTCTAGAACAAGTAGCAGCACAGGTAGATAGAATTGAAGAAAGCGAGGAACGCAAAAACATTGCCGCTTGTGTAGAATTACTGGCTAGTATCAAGTTTGATAGACAACTAATTCAACAGTATTTAACGGAGGAACTTATGCGCGAGTCACCGCTTTATCAAGAAATTTTGCAGGAAGGAAGAGAGCAAGGATTTAGACAAGGTAAGTTAGAAACTTTGACGCGCCAGCTAACACGACGATTGGGTACAATTCCTGCGGATATACAGCAACAAATCACGCTGCTATCTATTGATCAACTCGATGCTTTAAGTGAAGCATTATTAGACTTCACTAATACTTCAGATTTGGCGAGTTGGTTACAAACTGATGCGAGGAATTTTATTTAG
- a CDS encoding aldo/keto reductase: MQTHQELYLPRMGCGTWAWGNQLLWGYNESMDEQLQAVFNLCVSNGVTLFDTGDSYGTGRLNGRSELLLGQFAQEYQGVNQENICIATKLAAYPWRWTRQSMINACKSSAQRLGRNVDLVQMHWSTANYAPWQESGLLDGLADLYEQGLVKGVGLSNYGTKRLQRVHQKFAERGVPIKTLQVQYSLLSTYPVTELGLKDVCDQLGIKLIAYSPLALGILTGKYSEKGPFPRGVRGLLFRQLLPGVRSLLQCLQDVAQSRNKTMSQVALNWCIAKGTIPIPGAKSVKQAQENIGALGWQLDSGEIAELDKAAASSDKKMVQNIFQTK, encoded by the coding sequence ATGCAAACTCACCAAGAACTATATCTTCCTCGCATGGGTTGTGGAACTTGGGCGTGGGGAAACCAATTGCTCTGGGGATATAACGAAAGTATGGACGAGCAATTACAAGCTGTCTTTAACCTCTGCGTGAGTAATGGTGTCACCTTGTTCGATACAGGGGATTCCTACGGAACAGGACGATTAAACGGTCGTAGTGAGTTGCTGTTAGGACAATTTGCTCAAGAATATCAGGGTGTTAATCAAGAAAATATTTGCATTGCTACCAAATTGGCGGCTTACCCTTGGCGCTGGACACGCCAATCAATGATAAATGCTTGTAAATCCTCTGCTCAACGCTTGGGTAGAAATGTTGATTTGGTACAGATGCACTGGTCAACTGCCAATTATGCACCTTGGCAAGAATCAGGGCTATTAGATGGTTTGGCAGATTTGTATGAGCAGGGTTTAGTGAAGGGAGTGGGACTATCTAATTACGGAACTAAAAGACTGCAACGTGTACATCAAAAGTTTGCAGAGCGAGGAGTACCAATTAAGACACTGCAAGTCCAATATTCCTTATTGTCTACCTATCCTGTGACTGAGTTGGGGCTAAAAGATGTTTGTGATCAACTGGGGATTAAACTAATTGCATATAGCCCTTTAGCTTTAGGGATATTAACAGGAAAATATTCAGAAAAAGGCCCATTTCCAAGAGGTGTCCGGGGTTTATTGTTTAGACAGTTGTTGCCAGGAGTGCGATCGCTTCTCCAATGTTTACAAGATGTGGCACAATCCAGAAATAAAACCATGTCTCAAGTCGCGCTTAACTGGTGTATCGCTAAAGGGACTATTCCCATCCCTGGTGCCAAGTCTGTCAAACAAGCCCAGGAGAACATCGGTGCATTAGGTTGGCAATTAGACTCTGGAGAAATCGCCGAGTTAGATAAAGCGGCTGCAAGTTCTGATAAAAAAATGGTGCAAAATATTTTTCAAACAAAATAA
- a CDS encoding extracellular solute-binding protein, with protein MDRRSFLLSLGGLTLSQLLVGCTGNNQTQLNVQLLKGSIPGQVVNKFRQSLKQQAQLKFAPVEQLEELYKRLINWQHNPKAHNEQEWTRFIPFRQSQTFPLADLVTLGDYWLTTAIERKLIQPIETAQLKQWSGLDSRWRELVTRNEQGIPDPQGKVWAAPYRWGSTVIVYDREKFKKLGWTPQDWSDLWRNELRSRISLLDQPREVIGLVLKKLGKSYNIENLATVPDLEKELQTLNQQVKFYSSNTYLEPLIIGDTWLAVGWSSDVIPVLARYPQLSLVIPRSGTSIWADLWVSPKEITQDALSSQWIDFCLQPNIARQIALLTKTNSPVVTNIGTADIQESLGSLLLNSQEVFAKGEFLLPLPPEATKQYEALFAKIKG; from the coding sequence ATGGATAGACGGTCTTTTTTATTAAGCTTGGGTGGTCTGACTTTATCACAACTACTCGTAGGCTGTACTGGAAATAACCAGACACAACTAAACGTTCAGTTATTAAAAGGTTCTATCCCTGGTCAAGTAGTTAATAAATTTCGCCAAAGTTTAAAACAACAGGCGCAGTTAAAGTTTGCACCAGTTGAACAACTAGAAGAGTTATATAAACGATTGATAAATTGGCAGCATAACCCAAAAGCTCACAATGAGCAAGAATGGACTCGATTCATCCCATTTAGGCAATCTCAAACATTTCCTCTAGCTGATTTGGTGACATTAGGAGATTATTGGTTAACAACAGCAATTGAGAGAAAACTAATTCAACCCATAGAGACAGCGCAATTAAAACAATGGTCTGGCTTAGATTCAAGATGGCGAGAGCTAGTAACGCGTAATGAGCAAGGTATTCCAGACCCACAAGGAAAAGTTTGGGCTGCGCCTTATCGCTGGGGTAGTACAGTAATTGTTTATGACCGTGAGAAGTTTAAGAAATTGGGATGGACACCCCAAGATTGGAGTGATTTGTGGCGTAATGAACTGCGATCGCGTATTTCTTTACTAGACCAACCAAGAGAGGTGATAGGTTTAGTCTTAAAGAAACTAGGAAAATCATACAACATAGAAAACCTCGCAACAGTCCCAGATTTAGAAAAAGAACTGCAAACCTTAAATCAGCAAGTAAAATTCTACAGTTCCAATACCTATTTAGAACCTCTGATTATTGGAGATACTTGGCTAGCAGTTGGTTGGTCAAGTGATGTAATCCCAGTTTTGGCGCGTTATCCCCAACTCAGCCTTGTGATTCCCCGTTCTGGAACGTCCATCTGGGCAGACTTGTGGGTAAGCCCCAAAGAAATTACTCAAGATGCTCTATCATCGCAATGGATTGATTTTTGTTTACAACCCAATATCGCTAGGCAAATTGCTTTACTTACTAAAACCAATTCACCAGTTGTCACTAATATTGGTACTGCTGACATTCAGGAATCATTAGGTAGTTTATTACTAAATAGTCAAGAAGTATTTGCTAAAGGTGAATTTTTGCTTCCCCTACCACCAGAAGCTACAAAACAATACGAAGCTTTATTTGCCAAAATCAAAGGTTAA
- the cobT gene encoding nicotinate mononucleotide-dependent phosphoribosyltransferase CobT — protein MTIRIYTEIEQGEAWLRRYSDRLPLFTCILGFTETGLIPGISAAGRTPEDRKYTACADAEFLYYGAEYQPQYPLPPLTAGASPVLISRAVIEAFKIPIYLFNAGLPQSPAIPAIDLGGCPAKCLSTGAAMELTTVEHLFKQGLLWGERLAAEVPEAYVILSECVVGGTTTALAILTGLGINAAGKVNSSHPVCNHEQKWQVVQQGLEAGKEAGGQGAGCRGDKSPIDPLKLVAAVGDPMQIVVAGMAIAASRSCGVMLAGGTQMLAVYALASAIAQTYNLFWQPTVVVVGTTRWVAEDSTGGTVELALNIGKNSQYPQMTTPSLLATQLSFSDSQYPQLQAYEQGFVKEGVGAGAACIAANLYKNWQQHQLLQAIENQIQRLPDK, from the coding sequence ATGACTATTCGCATTTATACTGAAATTGAACAGGGTGAGGCTTGGTTGCGACGATATAGCGATCGCCTGCCTTTATTTACTTGTATTCTCGGTTTTACGGAAACTGGTCTAATTCCGGGGATTTCGGCGGCTGGTCGCACCCCAGAGGATCGAAAGTATACTGCTTGTGCTGATGCTGAATTTTTATACTACGGTGCAGAATATCAGCCCCAATATCCTCTACCACCACTAACAGCTGGTGCATCCCCTGTCCTCATATCCCGCGCTGTGATAGAAGCATTCAAAATACCAATTTATTTATTTAATGCGGGTTTACCTCAGTCCCCAGCCATACCAGCAATTGATTTAGGTGGTTGTCCTGCTAAATGTTTGAGTACAGGCGCGGCGATGGAATTAACCACTGTAGAACATCTATTTAAGCAAGGTTTACTTTGGGGGGAACGCCTAGCGGCTGAAGTTCCAGAAGCATATGTAATTCTCAGCGAATGTGTTGTTGGTGGTACTACCACTGCATTGGCAATTTTAACTGGTCTGGGCATAAATGCAGCAGGTAAAGTTAACAGCAGTCACCCAGTTTGTAACCATGAGCAGAAATGGCAAGTGGTACAGCAAGGTTTGGAGGCGGGGAAAGAGGCAGGGGGGCAGGGAGCAGGGTGCAGGGGGGACAAATCCCCAATCGATCCCCTCAAACTAGTCGCCGCAGTTGGTGATCCCATGCAGATTGTGGTGGCGGGAATGGCGATCGCCGCTAGTCGCAGTTGTGGTGTAATGTTAGCTGGCGGTACACAAATGTTAGCGGTTTATGCTCTGGCAAGTGCGATCGCTCAAACTTACAATTTATTTTGGCAACCCACAGTCGTGGTAGTAGGTACAACCCGTTGGGTAGCAGAAGACTCAACGGGCGGTACGGTAGAATTAGCCCTAAATATAGGTAAAAACAGTCAATATCCTCAGATGACAACTCCTTCACTTTTGGCTACCCAACTGAGTTTTTCTGACTCTCAATACCCCCAACTCCAAGCCTATGAGCAAGGATTCGTCAAGGAAGGCGTAGGTGCTGGTGCTGCCTGCATAGCCGCTAATCTTTACAAGAATTGGCAACAACATCAACTTTTACAAGCAATTGAAAACCAGATTCAACGTCTTCCTGATAAATAG
- a CDS encoding DUF2232 domain-containing protein, with translation MSILDSLPDEPEEETSPESLNPQNPPSDQQEPQKHNAQTNGGEQHNLLSPQLKVDAPLRMVETAFLASTASLIWFINFYFPLGPVLRIFFPVPIALVYLRWGKRAAWMAAVTSGLLLSVLMGPVRSLLFVMPFAFMGVLLGATWYRRAPWIVSITLGTLLGTLGVFFRLWLLSVLSGEDLWIYLITQVTELIEWIFLKLGLLNSPSVLLIQFGAVALIIINNFIYLFVVHLAAWLLLDRLGNPIPRPPRWVQVLMDY, from the coding sequence ATGAGTATTTTAGATTCTCTGCCAGATGAGCCAGAGGAAGAAACATCCCCTGAATCTCTAAATCCCCAAAATCCACCATCAGATCAGCAAGAGCCACAGAAACATAATGCTCAGACCAACGGCGGAGAGCAACACAATTTACTATCTCCCCAGTTGAAAGTTGATGCGCCCTTAAGGATGGTAGAGACGGCTTTCTTAGCAAGCACCGCTAGCCTGATTTGGTTTATCAATTTTTACTTTCCCCTTGGTCCGGTGTTGCGGATATTTTTTCCTGTACCCATTGCATTAGTTTATCTGCGTTGGGGTAAACGAGCAGCATGGATGGCGGCTGTTACTTCTGGTTTATTATTGTCTGTACTGATGGGGCCAGTCCGTAGTCTGTTGTTCGTCATGCCTTTTGCGTTTATGGGTGTGCTGCTAGGAGCAACATGGTATCGTCGCGCTCCCTGGATTGTTTCGATCACACTGGGTACGCTGTTGGGTACTTTAGGGGTCTTTTTTCGGTTGTGGTTGTTGTCTGTGTTGTCGGGAGAAGACCTGTGGATTTATTTAATTACCCAAGTAACAGAACTCATAGAGTGGATATTCTTGAAACTGGGATTATTAAATAGTCCTAGTGTACTTTTGATCCAGTTTGGGGCAGTAGCATTGATTATCATCAATAACTTTATTTATCTGTTTGTTGTACACTTGGCAGCGTGGCTACTCTTAGATCGCTTAGGAAATCCCATTCCCCGTCCACCTCGTTGGGTACAAGTTCTTATGGATTATTGA
- a CDS encoding Crp/Fnr family transcriptional regulator — protein sequence MEDRYSLQSPANPWMISAPFFQGLPETAVELALNHLVTRTHPANQVILLENDWGGSVYFIVEGWVKIRTYNLEGKEVTLNILGTGELFGEMAALDEVPRSTDVITLTTTMIGSMPSQDFVKLLHTEPLAGVRLSQLMARRLRQVNRRLRLRESDSQSRVADTLLFLAEGQGKRGQTGTELPNLPHRELSSLSGLARETVTRVLTRLEKKGLIKRDQDTICIPDLSALEKMLI from the coding sequence ATGGAAGACCGATATAGCTTGCAGTCACCTGCTAATCCTTGGATGATCTCGGCTCCCTTTTTTCAAGGGCTACCAGAAACTGCTGTAGAATTAGCCCTCAATCACCTTGTCACTCGTACACACCCAGCTAATCAGGTCATACTACTAGAAAACGACTGGGGCGGCTCTGTATATTTTATAGTCGAAGGTTGGGTAAAAATCCGTACTTATAATCTCGAAGGGAAAGAGGTGACATTGAATATTCTGGGTACGGGAGAATTGTTTGGTGAAATGGCAGCACTAGATGAAGTACCTCGATCCACTGATGTAATTACTTTGACTACCACGATGATTGGTAGTATGCCTTCTCAAGATTTTGTCAAGTTACTACATACAGAACCTTTGGCGGGAGTGCGTTTATCTCAGTTGATGGCTCGGCGCTTGCGACAAGTAAATCGGCGTTTGCGACTGCGGGAATCTGATAGTCAGTCGCGGGTAGCAGACACTTTGCTGTTTTTAGCGGAAGGTCAAGGAAAACGAGGACAAACCGGAACGGAACTCCCTAATTTACCTCATCGAGAGCTAAGTAGTTTGAGCGGGTTGGCACGAGAAACTGTTACCAGGGTATTGACAAGGTTAGAAAAAAAAGGCTTGATTAAGCGAGATCAAGACACTATTTGTATTCCAGATTTGTCAGCCTTAGAGAAAATGTTAATTTAA